Proteins from a genomic interval of Oncorhynchus nerka isolate Pitt River linkage group LG13, Oner_Uvic_2.0, whole genome shotgun sequence:
- the ankrd39 gene encoding ankyrin repeat domain-containing protein 39, which yields MSSGGHQCNVRCCSHQLASPSAHQTLDEMDFERGIWSAAMDGDLERVKSLLKKGTDPNLRDSANYTALHYASRSGHKSVCKFLLESGACANPQTPGGATPLHRSAYCGQLDVVQLLLHHGADPQLCDGDGSSPLHKAAEQSHEDVCRLLLQCCPSLRSHTNKKSQVPYQLAPDGHLKELLEPPQ from the exons ATGTCGTCTGGAGGCCATCAATGTAACGTTAGGTGTTGTTCCCACCAACTTGCGTCCCCCAGTGCGCACCAAACATTGGATGAAATGGACTTTGAAAGAG GTATTTGGTCTGCTGCAATGGATGGAGACTTGGAGAGGGTCAAATCACTCCTCAAGAAGGGTACAGACCCTAACCTAAGAGACTCAGCCAATTACACTGCTCTG CACTATGCCAGCCGCAGTGGGCATAAGTCTGTATGTAAGTTCCTTCTGGAGAGCGGGGCATGTGCCAACCCTCAGACGCCAGGTGGGGCCACGCCTCTTCACCGATCTGCCTACTGTGGACAGCTGGACGTGGTCCAGCTGTTGCTTCACCATGGGGCAGATCCCCAGCTATGTGATGGTGATGGATCCTCCCCTTTACATAAG GCTGCAGAGCAGAGCCATGAAGATGTCTGCAGACTCCTTCTCCAGTGCTGTCCCTCCCTCCGGAGCCACACAAACAAGAAGTCCCAGGTACCTTACCAGCTAGCACCAGATGGACATCTGAAGGAGCTCCTGGAACCCCCACAATAA
- the LOC115140008 gene encoding beta-centractin, with protein sequence MESYDIIANQPVVIDNGSGVVKAGFAGDQIPKYCFPNYVGRPKHVRVMAGALEGDLFIGPKAEEHRGLLSVRYPMEHGIVKDWNDMERIWQYVYSKEQLQTFSEEHPVLLTEAPLNPSKNRERAAEVFFETFNVPALFISMQAVLSLYATGRTTGVVLDAGDGVTHAVPIYEGFAIPHSIMRVDIAGRDVSRYLRLLLRKEGYDFHTSAEFEVVRTIKERACYLSLNPQKDETLETEKVQYTLPDGSTLDIGPARFRAPELLFRPDLIGDESEGIHEVLAFAIQKSDMDLRRTLFSNIVLSGGSTLLKGFGDRLLSEVKKLAPKDVKIKISAPQERLYSTWIGGSILASLDTFKKMWVSKKEYEEDRARAIHRKTF encoded by the exons ATGGAGTCCTACGATATAATAGCAAATCAGCCTGTGGTTATTGATAAT GGCTCCGGTGTTGTTAAAGCTGGTTTTGCAGGAGACCAGATCCCCAAATACTGCTTCCCAAACTA TGTGGGTCGTCCAAAGCATGTTCGGGTGATGGCAGGTGCTCTGGAAGGAGATCTCTTCATTGGCCCAAAAGCAGAG GAACACAGGGGGCTCCTGTCTGTGCGGTACCCAATGGAGCACGGTATTGTGAAGGACTGGAATGACATGGAGCGCATCTGGCAATATGTGTACTCTAAGGAGCAACTACAGACCTTCTCTGAAGAG CATCCTGTGCTGCTGACAGAGGCCCCCTTGAACCCAAGTAAAAACCGGGAGCGTGCAGCAGAGGTGTTTTTTGAGACCTTCAATGTACCAGCGCTCTTCATCTCCATGCAGGCAGTATTAAGCTT ATATGCCACAGGCCGGACTACAGGAGTGGTGCTGGATGCTGGTGATGGGGTAACCCATGCTGTGCCCATCTATGAAGGCTTTGCCATCCCTCACTCTATCATGCGGGTCGACATTGCTGGGCGTGATGTTTCACGCTACCTACGCCTGCTACTGCGCAAGGAAGGCTATGACTTCCACACCTCAGCTGAGTTTGAGGTTGTGCGCACTATCAAAGAG AGAGCATGCTACCTCTCACTGAACCCACAAAAAGATGAGACCTTGGAGACAGAGAAGGTGCAGTACACTCTTCCTGATGGCAGCACATTGGAT ATTGGCCCTGCTCGGTTCCGAGCCCCAGAGCTCCTCTTCCGTCCAGACCTGATAGGGGACGAGAGTGAAGGAATCCACGAAGTTCTTGCTTTTGCCATTCAGAAGTCTGACATGGACCTGCGACGTACACTCTTTTCCAACATTGTTCTCTCTGGGGGCTCCACACTCCTCAAAG GTTTTGGTGACCGGTTGTTAAGTGAAGTAAAAAAGTTGGCACCTAAAGATGTGAAAATAAAG ATCTCTGCACCTCAAGAACGACTCTACTCCACGTGGATAGG GGGCTCCATCCTTGCGTCACTGGACACCTTCAAGAAGATGTGGGTGTCAAAGAAGGAGTATGAGGAAGACCGAGCACGTGCCATCCATCGGAAGACATTCTGA
- the LOC115140009 gene encoding BTB/POZ domain-containing protein KCTD9-like: MRRVTVFVNGTSRNGKVVAVYGTLTDLLSVATNKLGIKACNLYNGKGGLIDDIALIRDDDVLYVSEGDPFFDPQNNVRARDDRPGAHTDWLTLNIGGRLFTTTRSTLVSKEPESMLAHMFREKAVWGNKQDECGAYLIDRSPEYFEPILNYLRHGQLIINEGINLLGVLEEARFFGIEQLAEQLEVAIKNNQTPEDHSPISRKEFVRFLLATPTKSELRCQGLNFSGADLSRLDLRYINFKMANLSRCNLTHANLCSSNLERADLSGANLDGANLQGVKMLCSNAEGASLKGCNFEDPSGLKANLEGANLKGVDMEGSQMTGINLRVATLKNANLKNCNLRGATLAGTDLENCDLSGCDLQEANLRGSNVKGAIFEEMLTALHMSQSVR, encoded by the exons ATGAGAAGAGTTACTGTTTTTGTGAACGGGACGTCCAGAAATGGCAAG GTTGTAGCTGTGTATGGGACCTTGACTGACCTGTTATCTGTAGCAACCAATAAGTTGGGAATCAAAGCCTGTAATTTATACAATGGAAAAGgtggtcttatagatgacatAGCGCTCATCAG GGATGATGATGTTTTGTATGTCTCAGAGGGAGACCCCTTTTTTG ACCCACAGAATAATGTCAGGGCTAGAGACGATCGGCCTGGGGCACACACCGATTGGCTGACGCTTAATATTGGAGGGCGTCTCTTCACCACCACACG GAGCACCTTGGTCAGCAAGGAGCCAGAGAGCATGCTTGCTCACATGTTTCGGGAGAAGG CTGTATGGGGTAACAAGCAGGATGAATGCGGTGCCTACCTGATTGATCGCAGCCCAGAATACTTCGAGCCTATTCTTAATTACCTGCGACATGGCCAGCTCATTATCAATGAAGGAATCAATTTACTTG GGGTTTTGGAGGAGGCCCGTTTCTTTGGAATTGAGCAGCTTGCTGAGCAGTTGGAAGTAGCAATAAAG AATAACCAGACACCTGAGGACCACTCTCCCATCTCTCGCAAGGAGTTTGTTCGGTTTCTGCTGGCTACACCCACCAAATCAGAGCTCCGCTGTCAG GGACTTAATTTCAGTGGTGCTGATCTCTCTCGCCTCGACTTGCGCTACATCAACTTCAAGATGGCCAACCTGAGTCGCTGCAACCTGACACATGCCAACCTATGCTCTTCAAACCTGGAGCGCGCTGACCTGTCTGGGGCCAACCTCGAC GGTGCTAACTTGCAGGGTGTCAAGATGCTCTGTTCAAATGCTGAGGGGGCGTCTCTCAAAGGATGCAATTTTGAGGACCCATCTGGACTCAAGGCCAACTTAGAGG GTGCCAATCTGAAAGGGGTTGACATGGAGGGAAGTCAGATGACCGGAATTAACCTGCGTGTGGCCACTCTCAAAAATGCTAACCTGAAGAACTGTAACCTGCGGGGTGCCACTTTGGCAGGAACCGATCTTGAG AACTGTGATCTGTCTGGCTGTGACCTACAAGAGGCCAACTTGAGAGGGTCCAACGTGAAGGGGGCCATTTTTGAAGAGATGCTGACTGCATTGCACATGTCTCAGAGTGTTAGATAA
- the LOC115140012 gene encoding progonadoliberin-1, whose translation MEEKKVLLLLLLVAPLVSQGCCQHWFYGLNPGGKRVTDSLSDTLDNLAEDLPKIDTSCSLFGCADVSPHPEMYWLRALLVSLADRQSGLNNIYQLYAS comes from the exons ATGGAAGAGAAAAAGGTCTTGTTGCTGCTGCTTTTGGTAGCGCCTCTAGTGTCACAGGGTTGCTGTCAACATTGGTTCTATGGCTTGAACCCAGGGGGGAAAAGAGTTACTGACAGCCTGTCTGACACCCTGGACAAT CTGGCTGAAGACCTTCCGAAGATAGACACATCTTGCAGTTTGTTTGGCTGTGCTGATGTCTCACCTCATCCCGAAATGTACTGGCTGAGGGCATTACTT GTAAGCCTCGCTGACAGACAAAGTGGACTCAATAATATATATCAACTGTATGCTAGCTAA